In Verrucomicrobiota bacterium, the DNA window TGCTTGGTGGCCTCGGTCTTGATGTAGTGCAGCACGACGGGCGCGAGGATCATGCCCGGGATGCCCATGAGGCGCTCGCCAAGAATGAGGCCGAGGAGCGTGAGCCACATGGGGTTCTTGATGCGGTCGCCGATGATCTTGCTGTTGAGAAAATACTCGAGCTTGTGAATGACGATGAGGAACGCAAGCGCCCCGAGGGCGAGCTTCCACGAGACGGTGAGGCCGACGCTGACGATGAACGTGTTGGAAATGACGTTGCCGACGATCGGCAGCAGCCCGCAGGCGAACGTGATGATGATGAGGAACCGCGGATAGTCCATCCCGACGCCGAGGATGAAGATGGCGGTGAGCGCCGTGTTGATGGTCGAGATGGCGATCTGCGCGCCCATCACCGTGGAAAAGCTGTCGTAGAAGCTCCGGAAGCGGTGGGTCATCTCGTCGGCGGTGAGCGAGTAGAGGTTGTTCTTCACGAAGTGCGTCTCGCGCGCGAGGTCCACCGTGCTGTTCAGAAAGAGGCTGATGGCGACAACGATGCCGATGAGCAGGAAGACCAGTTGGCGGGTGAGATTCTTGGCGAGGTTGCCGAGGCCGAGCCAGTCGTCTTTCACCAAGCCGAGCAGCACTTCCTTGAGACTGTTCACATCGGTGAACGGGAGCGAAATCTTGTATTCCTTCGCCGCCTCGATGATGAGCGGCACGAGCGAATCGAGGATCTTGGGCAGCGCGTCCAGCGCGCGCTCGATGAAAAACACGAACACGTAAAAAAAAGCCACGACGAGGATGCTGAAGATGGCGATGGCGACGTCCTTGCGCCCCCAGAAGCGGAGTTTTTGGAGTGCAAACGTGGAGAACAGCACCGTGATGAACGGCACCGCCATGTGCAGCCAGCCCACGAGCAGCAGCGTCAATGCGATGAGGCCGTAGGATAGCTTCGCGGGGGTGCTCATGTCCGGTGGCAAACTAGCAGAGGTCGCCGTGTTTGAACAGGGCTCTCCCTGTGCGCCTTACCGCACTTTCGGCACAAGCAGCGCGACGAGTTCGCCGATTTTCACGCGTTGCTGCTGCTGCGAATCGCGCTCGCGCAGCGTCACGGTGTCCTTCAACTCCGCGCCCTTTTCGCCGAGCGTGTCGAAATCAATGGTGATGCCAAAGGGGGTGCCCGCCTCATCCTGCCGCGCGTAGCGTCGCCCGATCGAGCCGGCCTCGTCGTAGAACACCGTCATGTGGGGCCGCAACAGGTCGCGCACCTCGCGCGCCTTGGCCACGAGCTCGGGGCGGTTCTTGAGTAGCGGGAAGACGCCCGCCTTGATGGGCGCGATGCGCGGATGGAAACGCATCACCGTGCGCACTTCCTTCTTGCCCTT includes these proteins:
- a CDS encoding AI-2E family transporter, translated to MSTPAKLSYGLIALTLLLVGWLHMAVPFITVLFSTFALQKLRFWGRKDVAIAIFSILVVAFFYVFVFFIERALDALPKILDSLVPLIIEAAKEYKISLPFTDVNSLKEVLLGLVKDDWLGLGNLAKNLTRQLVFLLIGIVVAISLFLNSTVDLARETHFVKNNLYSLTADEMTHRFRSFYDSFSTVMGAQIAISTINTALTAIFILGVGMDYPRFLIIITFACGLLPIVGNVISNTFIVSVGLTVSWKLALGALAFLIVIHKLEYFLNSKIIGDRIKNPMWLTLLGLILGERLMGIPGMILAPVVLHYIKTEATKHQVAETRSPVKEPAPVN